A single Reinekea thalattae DNA region contains:
- a CDS encoding mechanosensitive ion channel family protein, whose amino-acid sequence MLSWLINFEPSSGPFNLVHPVAWLAISFAASLLLCSLLIALLKPAFKSGSLIENRRIQLTLLLMLWVLSLAMLSEQYLATLVRQRIVIAVQSIAFLLAVMNLALYLFPSKKIGRLLLYSITPIIALNFFDLLDPITHSLDNYRLSIGGINISLFDVVKLAYIGGILFWFGRESNRVVKQNIRKQQHLDSSTREIIAKLFEVGFITLLIVLLLNVVGVNLTTLAVFGGALGVGLGFGLQSIASNFVSGLIILMDRSLSIGDYIELESGQSGIIRELNLRSITLETFDGKDIVVPNDVFFSQTFTNWTHKNTQQRYSLSFSVAYKTDLDALFPLVIDSLKANPQVLSGPQYSIAEQPDIEIKGFGDNGIDLLVEFWMNAVDDGENRVSADILYSIWKLMNEHGFEFPFPQREVRILP is encoded by the coding sequence ATGTTAAGTTGGTTGATCAACTTTGAACCCAGCTCGGGGCCTTTTAATCTAGTGCATCCTGTGGCTTGGTTGGCGATTAGCTTTGCTGCATCGCTATTGCTTTGCAGCCTACTTATTGCGCTGCTAAAACCGGCCTTTAAGAGCGGTTCGTTAATTGAAAACCGACGCATTCAACTCACCCTGTTGCTTATGCTGTGGGTGTTAAGCCTTGCTATGCTCAGCGAACAATACCTTGCCACGCTGGTGCGTCAGCGTATTGTTATCGCCGTTCAATCGATCGCCTTTTTGCTCGCGGTGATGAACTTGGCGCTGTATTTATTTCCATCAAAAAAAATCGGCCGCTTGCTGCTTTACTCCATTACACCAATTATCGCGCTGAACTTTTTCGACCTGTTAGACCCAATCACTCACAGTTTAGATAACTATCGACTCAGCATTGGTGGCATTAATATCAGCCTGTTCGATGTGGTTAAGCTGGCTTACATCGGCGGCATTCTGTTCTGGTTTGGCCGCGAGTCGAACCGAGTGGTAAAGCAGAACATTCGCAAACAACAGCACCTGGATTCGAGCACACGAGAAATTATCGCCAAGCTATTTGAAGTCGGCTTTATTACTCTACTGATTGTATTGCTGCTTAATGTCGTTGGCGTCAACCTAACCACGCTGGCAGTCTTTGGTGGTGCTTTAGGTGTCGGTTTGGGTTTTGGCCTGCAATCGATTGCCTCTAACTTTGTTTCTGGCTTGATCATCCTCATGGACCGCTCTTTATCGATAGGTGATTACATTGAGCTAGAAAGCGGTCAAAGCGGCATTATTCGCGAACTAAACCTGCGTTCGATCACATTAGAAACCTTTGATGGCAAAGACATCGTGGTGCCCAATGATGTGTTCTTCTCGCAAACCTTTACTAACTGGACGCACAAAAACACCCAACAACGCTACAGCCTGAGTTTCAGTGTTGCCTACAAAACCGATTTAGATGCGCTATTCCCGCTGGTTATCGACAGCCTAAAGGCCAACCCGCAGGTGCTTTCTGGGCCACAATATTCAATCGCTGAACAGCCGGATATCGAGATCAAAGGCTTTGGTGATAACGGTATCGACTTACTGGTGGAATTTTGGATGAATGCCGTTGACGATGGAGAAAACCGCGTCAGTGCCGATATCCTCTATAGCATTTGGAAGTTAATGAACGAGCATGGCTTTGAATTCCCGTTCCCGCAACGAGAAGTTCGGATATTGCCTTAG
- a CDS encoding LysR family transcriptional regulator has translation MDIDLLKTFLEVQQTRHFGRAAENLFLTQAAVSARIKQLENIVGSPVFTRYRNNLQLTETGRRLVPHAQAIVIAWARAKQEVSLDRNNDIMLGVGAIAGLWDLFLQDSLNKSYHDQQGIVWRAEAHPQDVLVRRLLDRTLDVAYLYESAKHSDIRSLAVQEIDLVLVATPKLGDNADDALQQYVAVDWGTTFNIQFAKNFADVPVMMHTSLSRIAMNFLQAHEGCAYLPFELIADQLGQRLHLIEDAPKISRRLFACYHNENKYEKQIQQFISLSEQQLEEQGAVSC, from the coding sequence ATGGACATCGATTTACTTAAAACCTTTTTAGAGGTGCAACAAACTCGGCACTTTGGTCGCGCAGCGGAAAACCTGTTTTTAACACAGGCCGCTGTCAGCGCTCGTATTAAGCAGCTGGAAAACATTGTCGGCAGTCCGGTATTCACCCGCTACCGCAACAACTTGCAGCTGACCGAAACTGGCCGCAGGCTGGTACCGCACGCCCAAGCCATTGTCATTGCTTGGGCGCGAGCAAAGCAGGAGGTGTCTCTTGATCGCAACAACGACATCATGCTTGGCGTTGGTGCTATTGCAGGCCTATGGGATTTGTTTTTACAGGACTCATTAAATAAAAGTTATCACGACCAACAGGGTATTGTTTGGCGTGCCGAAGCGCACCCGCAAGATGTCTTGGTGCGCCGATTGCTCGACCGCACATTAGATGTCGCCTACTTATATGAAAGCGCTAAACATTCCGACATTCGCTCACTCGCGGTACAAGAGATCGATCTGGTATTAGTCGCCACACCAAAGCTGGGCGATAACGCCGACGATGCATTGCAGCAATATGTCGCCGTTGACTGGGGCACGACCTTTAACATTCAGTTTGCTAAAAACTTTGCCGACGTACCGGTGATGATGCACACCTCGCTTTCGCGCATTGCGATGAATTTTCTGCAAGCTCATGAAGGCTGCGCCTACTTGCCATTTGAGCTTATCGCTGACCAGCTGGGCCAGCGCCTGCATCTTATCGAAGACGCACCGAAAATATCGCGCCGACTGTTTGCTTGTTACCACAACGAAAACAAATACGAAAAACAGATTCAGCAGTTTATCTCTCTGTCTGAGCAACAACTGGAAGAGCAAGGAGCCGTCTCATGTTAA
- the rimK gene encoding 30S ribosomal protein S6--L-glutamate ligase translates to MRIAILSRNENLYSTRRLKEAGEARGHVVDVIDTLHCYMDITRSRPTVRYHGEELPYYDAVIPRIGASITFYGTAVVRQFEMMGTFCVNESVAISRSRDKLRSLQLLSRRDVGLPRTGFASKPDNVKDLIKNVGGAPLVIKLLEGTQGIGVVLADTNKAAESIIEAFMGLKANILVQEYIKEANGADIRCFVVGGRVVAAMKRQAAAGEFRSNLHRGGQAEVVRLSKEERATAVKAAKVLGLNVCGVDILQANSGPVVMEVNSSPGLEGIEVATEKDIAGLVFKFIEENAKPNNTRTKGKG, encoded by the coding sequence ATGCGCATCGCTATACTTTCTCGTAACGAAAATCTGTATTCCACTCGTCGTCTAAAAGAGGCTGGCGAAGCGCGTGGCCATGTGGTCGACGTTATCGATACCTTGCACTGTTATATGGACATTACTCGTTCACGGCCAACGGTTCGTTACCACGGTGAAGAGTTACCCTATTACGATGCGGTGATTCCTCGTATCGGCGCTTCCATTACTTTTTATGGCACCGCCGTGGTTCGGCAATTTGAAATGATGGGCACCTTTTGCGTTAACGAGTCGGTGGCTATTTCACGCTCACGCGATAAGTTGCGTTCGCTGCAATTGCTGTCGCGGCGTGATGTTGGTTTGCCGCGTACTGGTTTCGCCAGCAAACCCGACAACGTTAAAGACCTGATTAAAAATGTTGGCGGTGCGCCGTTGGTGATTAAGTTGCTCGAAGGTACGCAAGGCATCGGTGTGGTGTTGGCAGATACCAACAAAGCAGCCGAAAGTATTATCGAAGCCTTTATGGGCCTTAAAGCCAACATCTTGGTTCAGGAATACATTAAAGAAGCTAACGGTGCCGACATTCGCTGCTTTGTGGTCGGTGGCCGAGTTGTGGCTGCCATGAAGCGCCAAGCTGCGGCTGGTGAATTCCGCTCCAACTTGCACCGCGGTGGTCAGGCAGAGGTTGTGCGTTTGTCTAAAGAAGAGCGCGCAACCGCAGTTAAGGCCGCCAAGGTGTTGGGCCTGAATGTCTGTGGTGTGGATATTTTACAAGCCAACAGCGGCCCAGTGGTTATGGAAGTGAACTCATCACCGGGTTTAGAAGGCATTGAAGTCGCCACCGAAAAAGACATTGCCGGTTTGGTGTTTAAATTTATTGAAGAAAATGCCAAGCCAAATAACACCCGGACAAAAGGTAAGGGTTGA
- a CDS encoding succinylglutamate desuccinylase/aspartoacylase family protein translates to MKIADYEFKPGSRTSVQLPVVSLYTNTEVNMPVHVIRAKKPGPVVLVCAAVHGDELNGIDIVRRLIQMKSLRLSQGSLILVPMVNVYGVLNQSRYLPDRRDLNRSFPGSAKGSFAGRVAEQFMSDIVSLCDYGIDLHTGAIHRSNLPQIRANLDDEQTLSIAQSFGAPVLINSELRDGSLRQAAGDMGSRFLVYEAGQALRFDEVSIRAGVKGVLNVLAALGMYRRSKSRRERTPFIANSSAWVRSGDSGIVSHIVQLGDRVRAGDLLAVIRSPMGEVLDEVRASREGIVIGKQNIPLTHEGEAMYHVAFFQENIAEVAGAVDSMAQELTS, encoded by the coding sequence ATGAAAATAGCGGATTACGAATTTAAACCCGGCAGTCGCACCAGCGTTCAGCTGCCGGTGGTTAGCCTATACACCAATACCGAGGTGAACATGCCGGTGCATGTTATTCGCGCTAAAAAACCGGGCCCGGTGGTGTTGGTTTGCGCCGCGGTTCATGGCGATGAGTTAAATGGCATCGACATTGTGCGTCGGCTGATCCAAATGAAGTCGCTGCGTTTATCGCAAGGCAGTTTGATTTTGGTGCCCATGGTGAACGTTTATGGCGTGCTTAACCAAAGCCGTTATTTGCCCGATCGTCGCGACCTAAACCGTAGCTTTCCGGGCTCGGCCAAAGGCTCGTTTGCCGGTCGTGTTGCCGAGCAGTTTATGTCCGACATCGTCTCGTTGTGTGACTACGGCATCGATTTGCATACCGGCGCGATTCACCGCAGTAATCTGCCACAAATTCGCGCCAATCTGGACGATGAGCAGACCTTGAGCATTGCCCAGAGTTTTGGTGCGCCGGTATTGATTAACTCTGAGCTGCGCGATGGCTCATTGCGTCAAGCCGCAGGTGATATGGGCAGCCGCTTTTTGGTTTACGAAGCAGGCCAAGCTTTGCGCTTCGATGAGGTCTCTATTCGTGCTGGTGTTAAAGGCGTGTTAAATGTTTTGGCCGCTTTGGGCATGTATCGTCGTTCAAAGTCGAGGCGTGAGCGTACGCCCTTTATTGCCAACAGCAGTGCTTGGGTACGTTCGGGAGACAGCGGTATTGTCAGTCACATAGTGCAGTTGGGTGATCGCGTGCGAGCCGGAGATCTGTTGGCTGTCATCCGTAGTCCAATGGGTGAAGTGTTGGACGAAGTGCGCGCCAGTCGTGAAGGCATTGTTATTGGCAAGCAAAATATTCCGCTGACGCACGAAGGTGAAGCGATGTATCACGTTGCATTCTTTCAAGAAAATATAGCAGAGGTGGCTGGCGCGGTTGATTCAATGGCGCAAGAGCTCACTTCTTAA
- a CDS encoding mechanosensitive ion channel domain-containing protein, which produces MSISGFMLPIAGVVFALLSRASLRRLVKSSAIKKAVNEKRLYYVLRSIDGLFIIGCFIVFLTYAGLDVDDLGVFLGSIIAVLGVSLFAQWSILSNATASILIFFFFPYRVGDSITILDSENSVHGTIKEIALFHVILSSENGSTITFPTSLIFQKAVTVNAKHGSEV; this is translated from the coding sequence GTGTCTATTTCTGGCTTTATGTTGCCGATTGCGGGCGTCGTTTTCGCATTGCTTAGCCGAGCGTCTTTACGGCGTTTGGTGAAAAGTTCTGCGATTAAAAAGGCGGTTAACGAGAAGCGGCTCTATTATGTATTACGCAGCATCGATGGCCTGTTTATCATCGGCTGTTTTATTGTTTTTCTGACCTATGCCGGTTTGGATGTTGATGACTTGGGCGTGTTTTTAGGCTCTATTATCGCGGTGCTGGGCGTGTCGCTGTTTGCTCAGTGGTCAATACTGAGCAACGCCACGGCGAGTATTTTAATCTTTTTCTTTTTCCCGTATCGGGTCGGCGATAGCATCACCATATTGGACTCAGAAAACAGTGTGCACGGCACAATAAAAGAGATTGCTTTGTTTCACGTTATCTTGTCGAGTGAAAACGGCAGTACCATTACCTTTCCCACCTCATTGATCTTTCAAAAGGCCGTGACGGTGAATGCAAAACATGGCTCGGAGGTTTAG
- a CDS encoding ATP-dependent zinc protease family protein, which produces MGTTEKLIIGTIEECALPELGIETLTVRVDTGAKTSSLHVDEIHPFHKAGKPWVRFNIHPNIHNVTEVIACEAPIYDIRRIKSSNGGVDERIIIKTTFGIADQQWPIQLSLTDRSEMTYLMLFGRQGMGDRVLVDPSKRFLINHPQD; this is translated from the coding sequence ATGGGCACAACAGAAAAACTGATTATTGGCACCATTGAAGAGTGTGCATTGCCCGAGCTGGGCATCGAAACCCTAACCGTTCGAGTCGACACAGGCGCGAAAACATCGTCGTTGCATGTTGATGAAATTCATCCATTTCATAAGGCGGGTAAGCCGTGGGTGCGTTTTAATATTCATCCGAATATTCATAACGTGACCGAAGTGATTGCCTGCGAAGCACCGATCTATGATATTCGGCGTATTAAAAGTTCTAACGGTGGTGTCGATGAACGCATCATCATTAAAACAACCTTTGGCATTGCCGATCAGCAATGGCCGATTCAGCTGTCGCTAACTGATCGCAGCGAAATGACCTACTTGATGTTATTTGGCCGGCAAGGCATGGGTGATCGAGTGTTAGTCGACCCTTCTAAGCGGTTTTTAATAAACCACCCTCAGGATTAA
- a CDS encoding sodium-dependent bicarbonate transport family permease, protein MSSFLPDILALFFLASLIIRRLGVDLSFQPATYQLLTYILLLTIGLKGGLALTSEFTLGLIGNSLIVVLLGVVLTLVAMLVIKFFSPLNQADRVTLAAHYGSVSVGTFAVAISFLQLKNISYEAELNLYVALLELPSILVGLWWLNRKKSHTSLKTIFGHQSLVLLLIGLVIGALYGDIAQPMIKQLQPLFAVMLALYLIHMGAIAGGKFGQFGNNALFLISFAIFMPILAAMIGLGTSLLLGLSVGGATLLMTLAASASYIAVPAVFEQAQPQANVAQALVASLAITFSFNVIWGIPLYHHLANVAI, encoded by the coding sequence ATGAGTTCATTTTTACCCGATATCCTCGCGCTGTTCTTTTTAGCCAGTTTAATTATTCGCAGACTGGGCGTAGACCTAAGCTTCCAGCCAGCCACCTATCAGCTGCTCACCTACATTCTGTTATTAACCATCGGCCTAAAAGGCGGCCTCGCGCTGACCTCAGAATTCACCTTAGGATTGATCGGCAACAGCCTTATTGTTGTGTTACTCGGCGTGGTATTAACGCTGGTCGCCATGCTGGTGATTAAATTTTTCAGCCCGCTGAATCAGGCTGACCGCGTTACATTAGCGGCGCATTACGGTTCGGTCAGTGTCGGGACCTTTGCCGTGGCGATCAGTTTTTTACAGCTCAAAAATATCAGCTACGAAGCAGAGCTTAATCTGTATGTTGCGCTGCTCGAATTGCCGTCTATTTTAGTTGGGCTGTGGTGGTTAAACCGCAAAAAATCCCATACCTCATTAAAAACAATTTTTGGCCATCAAAGCTTAGTACTATTACTGATTGGTTTGGTGATCGGCGCGCTCTATGGCGATATTGCACAGCCGATGATCAAGCAGCTGCAACCACTATTTGCAGTCATGCTCGCGCTTTACCTAATTCACATGGGCGCTATTGCTGGCGGCAAGTTTGGCCAGTTTGGTAACAATGCATTGTTCCTGATTAGCTTTGCTATCTTCATGCCGATATTGGCGGCAATGATTGGTCTGGGCACGTCACTGTTATTAGGTTTGAGTGTTGGTGGCGCAACGCTACTGATGACATTGGCGGCCAGTGCTTCGTACATTGCCGTACCGGCGGTCTTTGAGCAGGCGCAGCCACAAGCGAATGTCGCGCAAGCCTTGGTTGCTAGCCTCGCGATCACCTTCAGCTTTAATGTCATTTGGGGCATTCCGCTGTACCACCACCTAGCTAATGTGGCGATCTAA
- a CDS encoding LysR family transcriptional regulator: MNRSTHKPSMRQLQLLKALVETQSISKVAEQEFISQPSVSIQLKKLAQLVGTPLYRIEGRQVQITEAGQVLYRCAQEIDANIDNMFSELAALQGLQAGTLRLAVVSTAQYFMPIVLGPFYQRYPNIDVQLTIANRETVISRLQQNKDDFYLFSHCPEDLDIVKEPFMDNSLIVIAPEQHALTQQSKIGLTDLQQHPFVMRESGSGTRRSIQLFCQQHDIHLAERMTIETNEAIKHAVASGLGLAILSRHTLDYTNISGFVRLDVEHFPIVSEWYLVHARKRALSTLAKTFHDYMQQEGKQLLMRLAK, encoded by the coding sequence ATGAATAGATCGACTCATAAACCCAGTATGCGGCAATTGCAGTTGCTTAAAGCACTGGTCGAAACGCAGAGCATCTCTAAGGTTGCCGAACAGGAGTTTATCTCTCAGCCGTCGGTTTCTATTCAGCTAAAAAAGCTGGCGCAATTGGTTGGTACGCCGCTGTACCGAATAGAAGGCCGACAAGTGCAGATTACCGAAGCCGGTCAGGTGCTATACCGCTGCGCACAAGAGATCGATGCCAATATCGATAATATGTTTAGCGAGTTGGCTGCCTTGCAGGGCTTACAGGCCGGTACTTTGCGGCTAGCGGTGGTATCAACGGCGCAGTATTTTATGCCCATTGTGTTAGGGCCGTTTTACCAGCGTTATCCCAATATCGATGTGCAGCTGACCATTGCTAACCGCGAAACGGTAATCAGTCGGTTGCAGCAAAATAAAGATGATTTTTATCTGTTCAGCCATTGCCCAGAAGATTTAGACATCGTTAAAGAGCCCTTTATGGATAACTCGCTGATCGTTATTGCGCCGGAACAGCACGCTCTAACGCAGCAGTCGAAGATTGGTTTGACCGATTTGCAGCAACATCCTTTTGTGATGCGTGAGTCTGGTTCTGGCACGCGACGCAGTATTCAGCTGTTTTGCCAGCAGCACGATATTCACCTTGCCGAGCGCATGACAATTGAGACCAATGAGGCGATTAAACATGCGGTGGCGTCGGGTTTGGGCTTGGCGATTCTGAGTCGTCACACACTCGACTACACCAATATTTCTGGCTTTGTGCGTTTGGATGTTGAGCACTTTCCCATTGTTAGTGAATGGTACTTGGTGCATGCCCGGAAGCGGGCGTTATCGACACTGGCTAAAACCTTTCACGACTATATGCAGCAAGAAGGTAAGCAGCTGTTGATGCGTTTAGCTAAATAG
- a CDS encoding MarR family winged helix-turn-helix transcriptional regulator, whose protein sequence is MENIDEVLVALRRVIRATDLHSKHLAKTTGLTAPQLLLLQILRDKGSQTIGELAGNMSLSQATVTSIIDRLEKRELVVRERSTTDKRKVFALLTDEGVEVLKDSPTPLQEQFARQFGDLQQWEQTMIIASLQRIAHMMDAQHIDAAPLLDVGTLDRQSTATEKPEAFK, encoded by the coding sequence ATGGAAAACATCGATGAAGTCCTCGTCGCCTTACGGCGAGTGATTCGAGCCACCGATTTACACTCCAAACATTTGGCCAAAACCACCGGCCTCACCGCGCCTCAATTATTGTTATTGCAGATTTTGCGCGACAAAGGCAGCCAGACCATTGGTGAATTAGCAGGCAATATGAGCCTAAGCCAAGCGACGGTGACGTCGATTATCGATCGTTTAGAAAAGCGCGAACTGGTTGTGCGTGAACGTTCAACCACAGACAAGCGCAAGGTTTTTGCGCTACTCACAGACGAGGGTGTTGAGGTACTAAAGGATTCACCAACACCACTACAGGAACAGTTTGCTCGACAATTTGGCGACTTACAGCAATGGGAGCAAACCATGATCATTGCCTCGTTGCAGCGCATTGCCCACATGATGGACGCTCAGCACATCGATGCTGCGCCGCTATTAGATGTCGGCACGTTAGATCGCCAAAGCACCGCCACCGAAAAGCCCGAAGCCTTTAAATAA
- the ectB gene encoding diaminobutyrate--2-oxoglutarate transaminase, with protein sequence MKIFEEFESEVRSYSRSFPNMFDQAQGEILRDNEGREYLDFLAGAGTLNYGHNNPALKEALLEYIARDGISHGLDMHTKAKAEFLEAFNDIILQPRNLNYVMQFTGPTGTNAVEAALKVARNVTGRENIISFTNGFHGVSMGALAATGNSHHRGAAGVSLSGVSRMPFDGYLGDDVDTNAYLDKVLSDPSSGIDTPAAVMVETVQGEGGVNAASFEWLQGLQEVCRKHDVLLIVDDIQAGCGRTGSFFSFEGAGIEPDIVTLSKSLSGYGLPFAVVLMKPELDQWKPGEHNGTFRGNNLAFVTAKATLEHYWRDAEFSRSVIKKGQYVEKRLNAMAEKYSQGSFSVCGRGMFLGINCIDGDIASSITKHAFKNGLVIETSGAEDQVVKIFCPLTISEGNLKRGLDILEKAVAQVCQSLNSLPDDGDYFDHVQVDDDVKWVG encoded by the coding sequence ATGAAAATCTTTGAAGAGTTTGAATCAGAAGTTCGTTCTTATTCACGATCATTCCCCAATATGTTTGACCAAGCGCAAGGCGAAATTTTGCGTGACAACGAAGGCCGCGAATATCTCGATTTCTTAGCCGGTGCCGGCACACTTAATTACGGCCACAACAATCCAGCCTTAAAAGAAGCCTTGCTTGAGTACATTGCACGCGATGGCATCAGTCATGGTTTGGATATGCACACCAAAGCCAAGGCGGAATTTCTAGAAGCCTTTAACGACATTATTTTGCAGCCGCGAAATTTAAACTATGTCATGCAGTTTACTGGCCCGACTGGTACCAATGCTGTTGAAGCGGCGCTTAAGGTGGCGCGCAATGTTACCGGCCGTGAAAATATTATTTCGTTCACCAATGGTTTTCATGGCGTCAGCATGGGTGCGTTAGCCGCAACTGGTAATTCGCATCACCGTGGTGCCGCAGGCGTTAGTCTTTCGGGTGTTAGCCGTATGCCGTTCGATGGTTACTTAGGTGACGATGTTGATACCAATGCTTACCTCGACAAGGTCTTGTCGGATCCGAGCAGCGGCATCGATACGCCAGCGGCGGTGATGGTTGAAACGGTTCAGGGCGAGGGCGGTGTTAATGCTGCCAGCTTTGAATGGCTGCAAGGTTTGCAGGAAGTTTGCCGTAAGCACGATGTGTTGTTGATTGTTGATGATATTCAAGCCGGTTGTGGTCGCACCGGTAGCTTCTTTAGTTTTGAAGGTGCCGGAATCGAACCTGACATTGTCACGCTGTCGAAATCGCTGAGTGGTTATGGCTTGCCGTTTGCGGTTGTGTTGATGAAACCAGAACTGGACCAATGGAAGCCGGGTGAGCACAACGGTACTTTTCGTGGCAACAACCTAGCCTTTGTCACTGCCAAGGCGACGCTCGAACATTATTGGCGCGATGCTGAGTTTTCACGCAGTGTCATTAAAAAAGGTCAGTACGTTGAAAAACGACTCAACGCGATGGCCGAAAAATACAGCCAAGGCAGCTTTAGTGTTTGTGGTCGAGGCATGTTCTTAGGCATTAACTGTATCGATGGCGACATTGCTTCGAGCATTACTAAGCATGCTTTTAAAAATGGTTTGGTGATCGAAACCAGTGGTGCAGAAGATCAGGTGGTGAAGATTTTCTGCCCGTTAACGATCAGCGAAGGCAACTTAAAGCGTGGCTTGGATATTTTAGAAAAGGCCGTTGCTCAGGTTTGCCAAAGTCTCAATTCGTTGCCTGATGATGGCGACTATTTCGATCATGTTCAGGTCGACGACGATGTTAAGTGGGTCGGCTAG